CCGCCGTCGCGGTCGCGTACACGAAGCCGGGGCGCGGCCTGATCAAGGTGAACGGCGTCCCGATTGAGCTGATCCGACCGGAGATGCTCCGCCTCAAGGCCTTCGAGCCCATCCTGCTGGCGGGGCGGTCCCGGTTCAAGGACATCGACATGCGGATCCGCGTCCGCGGCGGCGGGAAGACGTCGCAGATCTACGCCATCCGCCAGGCCGTCGCCAAGGGGCTCGTCGCCTACTACCAGAAGTACGTCGACGAGGCcgccaagaaggagatcaaggacaTCTTTACCCGCTACGATCGCACCCTCCTCGTCGCTGACCCCCGGCGCTGCGAGCCGAAGAAGTTCGGCGGACGTGGTGCCCGCGCCAGGTTCCAGAAGTCGTACCGTTGAGCGGCTGCCTGCTCCATCTCGATTTTTCAGATCGTTGTGGGTGTTCTTCGCTTTATTTCCTATCAATGGATCTGCTTATCTGGTTCTATATCTAGCTGCTGCTTTACCATAATGTTTAGACTTTAATGCCTAGCCTGAAACCTTGTTTGCAATGTGAAATTAATGTGAGAGATTATGAAGACTATTTTGGCTAGTCCCTCTATTATGATTTTCATCATTCCAGTATTGAGAATTATGATATTGTCCCCTAATGGTTTTGTTGTGTAACAGCTGCCTTCAATTTGTCTTTGTATCTGTTTGTCTGTTTATATTCACCTACGGTAGTACCAATCTGTTTAATTCAGTTGAATGAATTGCTCAACTATATATATAGATAGAGTAGTTGCATTTTTGGTACTTGGTACTTTGGTAGTAATAGATAAAGTAACCTTGTGGTATCAATGCCTT
This portion of the Zea mays cultivar B73 chromosome 2, Zm-B73-REFERENCE-NAM-5.0, whole genome shotgun sequence genome encodes:
- the LOC100283242 gene encoding 40S ribosomal protein S16, which produces MTVLSRPTPGTAQCFGRKKTAVAVAYTKPGRGLIKVNGVPIELIRPEMLRLKAFEPILLAGRSRFKDIDMRIRVRGGGKTSQIYAIRQAVAKGLVAYYQKYVDEAAKKEIKDIFTRYDRTLLVADPRRCEPKKFGGRGARARFQKSYR